From the genome of Methanobrevibacter smithii ATCC 35061, one region includes:
- a CDS encoding ABC transporter permease, whose amino-acid sequence MNKDKFTPIILPILIIIIWYIITSVLELVNPYFLPSPGSVCNSAWNIIQSGKLFVDTMDTLFKVFGGMILASIVAIPLGILLGWYSKLETLCSFVISILRPIPPIAWIPFSILWFGIGTAPAIFIIFIGCVFPILIYTIDGVKRTDKVLIESAQTLGADDKTVLTQVILPSAVPPIVSGLKVGVGIALMCTISAEMIGSSSGLGYLILTATNLFDTGTTVVGMLVIGLIGLILDYVFGLIEKRVFW is encoded by the coding sequence ATGAATAAAGATAAGTTCACACCGATAATTTTACCAATTTTAATTATAATTATCTGGTATATCATAACTTCTGTTTTAGAGTTAGTTAATCCTTATTTCTTACCAAGTCCAGGTAGTGTCTGCAATTCTGCATGGAATATAATACAATCTGGAAAACTTTTTGTTGATACTATGGATACTTTATTTAAAGTATTTGGTGGTATGATTCTTGCATCTATTGTAGCTATTCCTTTAGGAATATTGCTTGGATGGTATAGCAAGTTGGAAACTTTATGTAGTTTTGTAATCAGTATATTAAGGCCAATACCTCCGATAGCTTGGATTCCATTTTCAATATTGTGGTTTGGAATCGGAACAGCTCCTGCTATATTTATTATTTTCATAGGCTGTGTTTTCCCGATTCTTATTTACACAATTGATGGAGTTAAAAGAACCGATAAAGTTTTAATTGAATCTGCACAAACACTGGGAGCAGATGATAAAACAGTACTTACACAGGTTATTTTACCTTCTGCAGTACCGCCTATAGTTTCCGGACTTAAAGTTGGTGTGGGAATAGCTTTAATGTGTACTATTTCTGCAGAGATGATAGGTTCAAGTAGCGGTTTAGGATATTTAATTTTAACAGCTACAAATTTATTTGATACAGGTACTACTGTTGTAGGTATGTTGGTTATTGGTTTGATTGGTTTAATCCTTGATTATGTCTTCGGACTTATAGAAAAAAGAGTATTCTGGTAG
- a CDS encoding CPBP family intramembrane glutamic endopeptidase — protein sequence MEANRRFFSKIGFNYFALGIIVLVLNLFIGLFISIINPNLLSNQTMMTFFSAIWTYLLPLPIFIYIMRKTEAKTLEKHKMTVKTFVICISITMFLMWIGNIMGVIITSGIGSLIQHEVANPINDVINNSGLVANLIIITTIAPIFEELIFRKLLIDRTIKYGGTISVLLSGLLFAFFHGNLNQFFYAFLLGGFFAIIYIKTGQIKYTIGLHMIINFIGSVVSLFVSQPLMDLANGSVISPTSTFGVILYILITLGLTVMGLIYSIKYFDKSRFDGSEKEIILKNPVSTILLNPGIICFILLMSYTIFTSIA from the coding sequence TTGGAAGCAAATAGAAGATTTTTTTCAAAAATTGGATTTAATTATTTTGCACTTGGAATAATCGTATTGGTGCTAAATCTATTCATCGGATTATTTATAAGCATAATTAATCCAAATCTTTTATCTAATCAAACAATGATGACATTTTTCTCAGCTATTTGGACTTATCTCTTACCCTTACCAATATTTATTTATATAATGAGAAAAACAGAAGCAAAAACTCTTGAAAAACATAAAATGACCGTTAAAACATTTGTAATATGCATATCAATTACAATGTTTTTAATGTGGATCGGAAATATAATGGGAGTTATTATAACTTCAGGAATCGGCTCACTGATACAGCATGAGGTAGCCAATCCTATTAATGATGTGATAAACAATTCCGGTTTAGTTGCAAACTTGATTATAATAACCACAATAGCTCCAATCTTTGAAGAACTTATATTCAGAAAGTTATTAATTGACAGAACTATAAAATACGGAGGTACAATCTCAGTACTTCTTTCAGGATTATTATTCGCATTTTTCCATGGGAATTTAAATCAGTTTTTCTATGCATTCCTTCTTGGAGGATTTTTTGCAATAATCTATATAAAAACAGGACAAATCAAATATACAATAGGATTACATATGATTATAAATTTCATAGGATCAGTTGTCAGCCTATTTGTCTCACAACCATTAATGGACTTGGCTAACGGAAGTGTGATTTCACCAACAAGCACATTTGGTGTTATTTTATACATATTAATAACTTTAGGATTAACAGTTATGGGTTTGATTTATTCCATCAAGTATTTCGATAAAAGCCGGTTTGACGGAAGCGAAAAGGAAATAATTCTAAAAAATCCAGTAAGTACAATCCTTTTAAATCCGGGGATAATCTGTTTTATATTACTGATGTCATATACAATATTTACATCAATAGCTTAA
- a CDS encoding heavy metal translocating P-type ATPase yields MKYQVMYNNGTRIRVRSGQAAFTKKEGYGISSLLLENNFIKKVFTSHRNGSILIYYDDVKNRDKVFAALDKITEDDLVEVEPDMYMSSNELTNNFWVSLSGMLVRRVLGKIVLPIPIRNLLTVYRAIKYIWHALDSLTSFRVDVALLDGAAVTGSLLKRDFDPASSMMFLLSISDLLEDYTLQKTKNTLKESLTLNIDTVWVVNEDGEEIQQPISQINKDDKIKVHMGDVIPVDGKVVDGEGMVNEATMTGEPLAVHKMPGKTVHAGTVVEEGNLIVQVYSFDKETRLNKIINLIENSEELKADAQSKAEELADSIVPYSFLTTFLTYLITRDTTKALSVLMVDFSCALKLTTPLSVISAMKEASDNRMMVKGGKFLEKYATADTIVFDKTGTLTNATPKVVDVISLGDYSRDEILRMSACIEEHFAHSIATAIVKQAEEEGLKHDEDHSEVEYIVAHGIATSYNGKRAVIGSRHFLFDDEGVEISKEDEKLIDEKVCEYSVVYLAIDNKLEGIICINDPVRKEARDVIEELKKLGIENVIMLTGDSESGAKSSAEALGITEYRSQVLPEDKASIVESLKEEGRTIIMVGDGINDSPALAAADVSVSMKNSSDIAREVADVSLLSDNLYDLITLRKLSVGMLNKIDTNYHSIIGINGSLIALGMFGIITPSTSSLIHNLSTMLLGALSTRSVLKEPREIEVNVVETA; encoded by the coding sequence ATGAAATACCAAGTAATGTATAATAACGGAACTCGTATCAGAGTTCGTTCAGGCCAGGCTGCCTTCACCAAAAAGGAGGGTTATGGTATTTCTTCATTGCTTTTAGAAAATAATTTTATTAAAAAAGTTTTCACATCTCATAGAAACGGAAGTATTTTAATCTATTATGATGATGTTAAAAACAGAGACAAAGTCTTTGCAGCACTTGATAAAATAACTGAGGATGATTTGGTTGAAGTTGAACCTGACATGTACATGAGTTCAAATGAGTTAACTAATAATTTTTGGGTTAGTTTATCAGGTATGCTTGTGAGAAGGGTATTAGGTAAAATTGTATTGCCTATTCCAATTAGGAATTTATTGACTGTTTATAGAGCTATTAAGTATATATGGCATGCTTTAGACAGTTTAACAAGTTTCAGAGTGGATGTTGCTCTACTTGATGGTGCAGCAGTTACCGGATCACTTCTTAAAAGAGATTTCGATCCGGCAAGTTCTATGATGTTTTTATTATCAATTTCCGATTTGCTTGAAGACTACACATTACAAAAAACAAAAAATACTTTAAAAGAAAGTTTAACTTTAAATATTGATACTGTATGGGTAGTAAATGAAGATGGTGAGGAAATACAACAACCTATATCCCAAATTAACAAAGATGATAAAATTAAAGTTCATATGGGTGATGTAATACCTGTAGATGGTAAAGTTGTTGACGGTGAAGGGATGGTTAATGAAGCAACCATGACTGGAGAACCATTGGCTGTCCATAAAATGCCTGGAAAAACAGTTCATGCAGGTACTGTTGTTGAAGAAGGTAATCTGATTGTTCAAGTTTATTCTTTTGATAAAGAAACCAGATTAAATAAAATTATAAATCTTATTGAGAATTCAGAAGAATTAAAAGCAGATGCTCAAAGTAAAGCTGAGGAATTGGCAGACTCTATTGTGCCATACAGTTTCCTTACAACATTCCTTACTTATCTGATAACAAGGGATACTACAAAAGCATTGTCTGTTTTAATGGTTGATTTCTCATGTGCACTTAAATTAACAACTCCATTATCTGTTATTTCAGCAATGAAAGAAGCTTCAGATAATAGGATGATGGTTAAAGGTGGAAAATTCCTTGAAAAATATGCAACTGCAGATACAATAGTGTTCGACAAAACAGGAACTCTTACTAATGCAACTCCAAAAGTTGTTGATGTAATTTCTCTTGGAGATTACTCCAGAGATGAAATTTTAAGAATGTCTGCATGTATTGAAGAGCATTTTGCACATAGTATTGCTACGGCTATTGTAAAACAGGCTGAAGAGGAAGGTCTAAAACATGATGAAGACCATAGTGAAGTTGAATATATTGTAGCTCATGGTATTGCAACAAGTTATAATGGCAAACGTGCTGTTATAGGAAGCAGACACTTTTTATTTGATGATGAAGGTGTAGAAATATCCAAAGAAGATGAAAAACTCATTGACGAAAAAGTCTGTGAATATTCGGTTGTTTATTTGGCTATTGATAATAAACTTGAAGGTATCATATGTATTAACGACCCTGTAAGAAAAGAAGCTAGGGATGTTATTGAAGAGCTTAAAAAATTAGGTATTGAAAATGTTATCATGTTGACTGGAGACAGTGAAAGTGGTGCAAAAAGCAGCGCTGAAGCATTGGGCATAACTGAATACCGCTCACAGGTGCTTCCTGAAGATAAGGCCAGTATTGTTGAAAGTTTAAAAGAAGAAGGCAGAACTATTATTATGGTCGGAGATGGAATAAATGATTCTCCTGCATTGGCTGCTGCTGATGTGTCTGTTTCAATGAAAAACTCTTCAGATATTGCCAGAGAAGTTGCAGATGTTTCTTTATTGTCTGATAATTTATATGATTTAATAACACTTAGAAAATTGAGTGTTGGTATGTTAAATAAAATAGATACTAATTATCACAGTATAATTGGCATTAACGGTTCTTTAATAGCACTGGGTATGTTTGGAATTATAACTCCATCAACATCTTCATTGATACATAATTTATCAACTATGCTTTTAGGAGCTTTAAGTACACGTTCTGTATTAAAAGAACCAAGGGAAATAGAAGTTAATGTAGTAGAAACTGCATAA
- a CDS encoding DUF6110 family protein, with amino-acid sequence MEEYIDKLMEHKHALIFVGGIAAAIAGKKILESKAVKEGCTKGMAAVLAAKKDAEECYQDMVQNAEDIVVDANKDDKKAIYVEDDE; translated from the coding sequence ATGGAAGAATACATTGATAAATTAATGGAACATAAACACGCATTAATTTTTGTTGGAGGAATAGCTGCAGCTATTGCAGGTAAAAAAATCCTTGAATCTAAAGCAGTAAAAGAAGGATGTACTAAGGGTATGGCTGCTGTTTTAGCTGCAAAAAAAGATGCTGAAGAATGTTACCAGGACATGGTTCAAAATGCGGAGGACATTGTTGTTGATGCTAATAAAGATGATAAAAAAGCAATTTATGTTGAAGATGACGAATAA
- the fdhD gene encoding formate dehydrogenase accessory sulfurtransferase FdhD: MEFIKTIDAIKWKDGNYEKTEEKTVEDEYAYLFIDCLPPRKFSVYPKNLDDFAIGYCLGEGLIKTNEDIEEIKVSKTNVLVKTRLNHTPEEDFEQYDIVQKRKGECEHACVCRLLEYQGVNSDNAGGIRSQLKTVTPNNSTLKIDATQIIKDMDNLKENAKIWQDTGSVHVAQLIYKNKSIIREDVSRHVAVDKVIGAAFKSGYDLTQSYITYSGRMPADMLIKVIRVGIPIIISNAAPAASGYEIAKKGNITMVGFVRNNRFNLYSAPQRINLEK, encoded by the coding sequence ATGGAATTTATCAAAACAATAGATGCAATTAAATGGAAAGATGGAAATTATGAAAAAACAGAAGAAAAAACTGTTGAAGACGAATATGCTTACTTATTTATTGACTGCCTACCTCCAAGAAAGTTTTCAGTTTATCCGAAAAACTTAGATGACTTTGCAATCGGATATTGTCTTGGAGAAGGTTTAATAAAAACAAATGAAGATATAGAAGAAATTAAAGTAAGTAAAACAAATGTATTAGTTAAAACTCGTCTTAACCATACTCCTGAAGAGGATTTTGAACAGTACGATATAGTTCAAAAAAGAAAAGGAGAGTGCGAACATGCCTGCGTTTGCAGATTACTTGAATATCAGGGAGTAAATTCAGACAATGCCGGAGGAATAAGATCCCAGTTAAAAACAGTGACTCCAAACAATTCCACTTTAAAAATTGATGCAACACAGATTATAAAAGATATGGATAATTTAAAAGAAAATGCCAAAATCTGGCAGGATACAGGAAGTGTTCATGTAGCTCAGCTAATTTATAAAAATAAAAGCATCATAAGAGAAGATGTAAGCAGACATGTAGCTGTAGACAAAGTCATTGGAGCTGCTTTTAAATCAGGATATGATTTGACACAATCATACATCACATACAGCGGAAGAATGCCTGCAGATATGCTTATAAAAGTAATAAGAGTAGGAATTCCAATCATCATATCCAATGCAGCACCTGCAGCTTCAGGATATGAAATAGCTAAAAAAGGCAATATAACAATGGTTGGATTTGTTAGAAATAACAGATTTAATCTCTACAGCGCACCGCAGAGAATAAATCTTGAAAAATAA
- a CDS encoding carboxymuconolactone decarboxylase family protein, with product MKDEVFYGKGIHELEGEYPDLYELVKDISEVVYDGYALDYKTQKLIAIGITASRADPRATKKQIKSGMKELDITKEEIMDVLKIVLLTSGMPAFSKAVQILNSVIETQ from the coding sequence ATGAAAGATGAAGTTTTTTATGGAAAAGGAATTCATGAACTTGAAGGGGAATATCCTGACCTCTACGAGCTTGTTAAAGATATAAGTGAAGTAGTTTACGACGGATATGCACTTGATTATAAGACTCAAAAATTAATAGCTATTGGAATTACAGCTTCAAGAGCAGATCCAAGAGCTACTAAAAAACAAATAAAAAGCGGAATGAAAGAATTGGACATTACCAAAGAAGAAATAATGGATGTTTTAAAAATTGTCCTTTTAACTTCTGGAATGCCTGCTTTCAGTAAAGCTGTTCAAATTTTAAATAGTGTTATCGAAACACAATAA
- a CDS encoding RNA-binding protein: MIHNIRFREFVYESENLDELTQAIYNIFPDAEIESEDAEGLMEDKIIILSGVVDKKRQTKAFFNLLLELDQNQLDKLNNDLERKVDDKGNLFLRLSKEDAVDEKITIVDSGDSIHLKVKIAAYPAKKEIAIKKVREAIENN; encoded by the coding sequence ATGATTCATAATATCAGATTTAGAGAGTTTGTTTATGAGAGTGAAAATCTCGATGAATTAACTCAGGCCATCTACAACATATTTCCAGATGCTGAAATTGAAAGTGAAGATGCAGAAGGATTAATGGAAGATAAAATCATTATACTCTCAGGTGTTGTAGATAAGAAAAGACAAACAAAAGCTTTTTTTAATTTACTCTTAGAATTAGACCAAAATCAACTTGATAAATTAAATAATGATTTGGAACGCAAAGTTGATGATAAAGGAAATTTATTTTTACGATTATCTAAAGAAGATGCAGTTGACGAAAAAATTACAATTGTAGATTCTGGAGATTCAATTCATCTTAAAGTTAAAATAGCAGCATATCCGGCTAAAAAGGAAATCGCTATTAAAAAAGTTCGTGAAGCTATTGAAAATAACTGA